The following are encoded together in the Desulfomicrobium escambiense DSM 10707 genome:
- the miaA gene encoding tRNA (adenosine(37)-N6)-dimethylallyltransferase MiaA, whose translation MSVTSLVCLVGATGTGKTAAALALAGALGGGVVNFDSRQVYAGLGIVTAQPTPQEQAVCPHSLYGYLPVDRPVRAGSFAAEILARAETYRSEGLVPILVGGTGLYLKSLVDGLAPIPDVDPRIREELARECASVGSPVLYARLRGVDPDYASKIHPNDPQRICRALEVFAATGRTLTWWHGQTRRPEGLRALKIGLRTDLATLTPRLERRIGLMLEAGALDEVRLAYKGCPHRDAPGFSGIGCPELLAVLLDGLDMAQARADWLRSTRAYAKRQLTWFNKDGDIAWHDPADFEGMTARARAFLESPA comes from the coding sequence ATGAGCGTCACGAGTCTCGTCTGTCTGGTCGGGGCCACGGGCACGGGCAAGACCGCCGCGGCCCTGGCCCTGGCCGGGGCCCTGGGCGGCGGGGTGGTCAACTTCGACTCCCGCCAGGTCTACGCCGGCCTCGGCATCGTCACGGCCCAGCCCACGCCGCAGGAGCAGGCCGTCTGTCCCCACTCCCTCTACGGCTACCTGCCCGTGGACCGGCCCGTCCGGGCGGGCTCCTTCGCGGCCGAGATCCTGGCCCGGGCCGAGACCTACCGCAGCGAGGGCCTCGTGCCCATCCTCGTCGGCGGCACGGGCCTCTACCTGAAGAGCCTCGTCGACGGCCTGGCGCCCATCCCGGACGTCGACCCGCGCATCCGCGAGGAACTGGCGCGGGAGTGCGCGTCCGTCGGGTCGCCGGTCCTGTACGCCCGTCTGCGGGGCGTGGATCCGGACTACGCGTCCAAAATCCATCCCAACGACCCGCAGCGCATCTGCCGCGCCCTGGAGGTCTTCGCCGCCACGGGCCGGACCCTGACCTGGTGGCACGGCCAGACCCGCCGCCCGGAGGGGCTTCGCGCCCTCAAGATCGGCCTGCGCACGGACTTGGCGACGCTGACCCCGCGACTGGAGCGCCGCATCGGACTCATGCTCGAAGCCGGCGCCCTGGACGAGGTCCGTCTGGCCTACAAAGGCTGCCCGCACCGGGACGCCCCGGGGTTTTCGGGCATCGGCTGCCCCGAACTGCTGGCCGTGCTCCTGGACGGCCTGGATATGGCCCAGGCGCGGGCCGACTGGCTGCGCAGCACGCGGGCCTACGCCAAGCGCCAGCTGACCTGGTTCAACAAGGACGGGGACATCGCCTGGCACGACCCGGCGGATTTCGAGGGGATGACGGCCAGGGCCAGGGCGTTCCTGGAGTCCCCGGCGTAA
- a CDS encoding twin-arginine translocase TatA/TatE family subunit yields MFGIGIPELLIILVIVLVIFGANKLPEIGSGMGRAIKNFKKATSEPEEIDVTPKSDSKDTTDKKD; encoded by the coding sequence ATGTTCGGCATTGGCATCCCAGAGCTTCTCATCATTCTGGTCATCGTCCTGGTCATTTTCGGGGCCAACAAGTTGCCTGAAATCGGTTCAGGTATGGGCCGGGCCATCAAGAACTTCAAGAAGGCCACCAGCGAGCCTGAAGAAATCGACGTGACGCCCAAGTCCGACTCGAAGGACACAACGGATAAGAAAGACTGA